In the Deltaproteobacteria bacterium genome, AATTCAAGGATCGGGGAGTTTTAGCTTAAAACCCTTGTCATCCCTGTGCAGGCGGGGATCAAGAGAGCGATTAGCCATATGCCCTGGATCCCCGCCTGCGCGGGGATGACGGGAAAACACTCCGATGGCTCAATTAATTAAAGCCTCCCGCGTTGCCGGGTTCACCGCACCTGCGGCGTCAAATGTCACGCCACATGCCGAACAACTTCTTTTTTCAGCCCATATAGATCGCCCACGATAAAATTCGCAGCGTGTGTGTAGAGAACATCGGCCCACTGTGTTTTTGTGTTTGCAAACAATTTCCACGTCATGCCCCTCATGGGAAGGGAAACCCGCAGTCACACATCCAATTGCACCGGCCCCGATAACCGCAACGCGTGGACGTACCAACGTCATGGCTGTATGCCGTACTGAATCCATTTCTGCTTTGGCTCTTTAAATAATCAACGTTATTACACAGGAAATACATGGTCCATTTTCATGACAAGTCAACGAGAAGGTTGACTACTCACTCCCCTCATCGTCACCGACATTAGGCGTTTTGCCAGAGCATAGAATATTGATGGCGACAACCTCTACTTCACCCTTTGTTTCAGCATAATGAGGGTATTTGGAATCAAAATACAGACAGTCTCCCTCCTCCATATCGACGACATGATCGCCGATCCGCATAGTCAAGGCCCCCTTCATGATGAAAAGAATTTCTTCCCCATCATGAAAAAAATTTTCGCTTCGTAGGCGTTTTCCTTTTTCCGCCCTAATGATGTAAGGATCCATCATTCTGTTAGGATAATGGGGGGCGAGGGGGATGTAGCTGTAGCCGAATTTTTTGTGGTCCGAGGCAAAGGTGAGGCGTTGGTTATTTTTTATAAGCGTGTAGATTTCCTCTGTGGGTTCGTTTGTAAAAAGATCATTTACAGCAATCCCCAACGCATGGGCGACCCTGTTCAAGGTTGAAACCGGTGGTGCTGTGTGGGATTTTTCCATTTTGGAAATATAGCTTTTAGTCATGCCAATGGCTGTTGCAAGATCCTGCTGAGTCATCTTGCGTTCCATGCGCAACTTCCGGATTCGCATACCCATCTGGCTTTCATCAATAAATTTGTCATCGTACATATTAGGAATTTTTCCTTTCAAAGTTTCATTTAAGTTGACAAAGGTTTATTATCATGAATCAGAATTCCTGTAAACAGAAAAGGCCTGTTAAACAAAAATACGCAGATTTCTCTGGGCAAAAGTCGACCCTAAATATCATACAAGCATATGAATATAATATAAATATAATTTCAGAATGTTTTGAAAATCTCGAGCAGAGTACCATTGTATAAAATTACTTGACAAGGTTATTCTAATAGTATATTTATGTTTCCTAAAAGAATATAGGAGTTTCGGTATACTGCCGCTCCCGGCCTTCCTCGATCCTAGCTTCAAGCGGCATTTTTCCCGGCAATTACAACGTGGCATGTCACCACACTTGCACAATCCATATCATCAGGAGGTTTTACATGCGTATTTTCAGAATGTCGGTATTGGCGTCTTTGGCTTTGGTGCTTATCGCGGCGCCAACTATAGCGTTGGCAGGCAAGGTTCTTTTAAGGACGCAGGTCCTGTATCCCACCAACCTGCCGCTGGCAGGAGAGGGGGAGATGCGGTTAGCCAATTTGGTGCAGACCATGAGCAACGGCGAAGTTGAATTCAAACTTTTTGACCCCGGCAAGATCGTCCCTTCGAATGCCATCCTTGACAGTGTTTCTCAAGGTCGAATTCAGGCTGGAATGGCGATTTCCCAGATGTGGGCCGGCAAGATGGCCGCTGCGTCCCTATTTGCGGGAGGCCCATTCGGTCCGGAAGCCCCCGAACTCGTGGCATGGATGCTTGCAGGAAACGGGTTGAAGCTGTACCAGGAGATGTACGATGAAGCCGGATACAATGTAAAAGTGATTCCGTTCGGCCTGACGCCGCCGGAAAGCTCGGGCTGGTTTCGCAAAAAGATCGACTCTCCCGATCAGTTGAAAGGGCTCAAGGTCCGGTATTTAGGCCTGGGAGGGCTGGTCTTACAAAAGCTGGGCGCCAGTGTGTCTTCATTCCCTCCTGCTGAAATTTTTTCTGCTATGGACAAAGGGCTGCTGGACGCGGCTGAATTCGCCTTCCCTTCCTTAGATCAGGCCATTGGTCTGAACAAGGTAGCAAAATTCAACTACTATCCAGGCTGGCATCAGCCCAGCACAACGACGGAGGTCCTGATTAACAAGGATGTCTGGGAAAAGCGGCTTACTGAATCCCAACGCACCATCATAGAAACCGCCTCCAAGGCATCCATGCTTTGGGTTTTGGCAAAAGGCGAGGCTACCCAGGCTTCCGCACTGAGGCTGAATGCTGAAAAGCACGGTGTCACCAACCTGTATTGGTCGAACGAAATGCTCCAGGCTTTTCGTGGCGCCTGGGATGAAGTTGTGGCGGAACAGTGTGCCAAAGACGCTTTCTTCAAAAAGGTGTGGGATGATCTTTCTTCCTTCCGTGACAATTACTCCATTTGGAAGAAATTTGCCTACCTTCCTCGTGAAACCGGAGCCTCGGACTAAGAAGGGCATGACAAATCTGACCGCTCGTTCCGGGCAAATCACCGAATGGGCGGTCATATTTTTGAGTTTGCCGGATTAGGAGAAACGCCATGGCGCAACAAGAAAGTCAAGGGAGTACGTTATCAGAGGGCCCGAGGATCAGCCAATGGATAGACCGCTTTGTTGTTTGGGTATCCAGTGCAGCCGCCTGGCTGAATGTGGTGCTTGTTGTGGTCATTCTGGCTCAGGTCATTCTGCGGTACACCATAGGCTGGACGTCTACGGCCATGGAGGAACTCCAATGGCATCTGTACGGCACGGCGGCGTTTATCGCGGTTGCCTATGCCGTTGTCAAGGACGCCCATGTCAGACTGGATTTGTTCTTCCGCAAAATGAGCCCCCGGACCAAGGCGTGGGTTGACTTATTGTCCATTTCGATTCTCTTGCTGCCCATGTGCGTGGTTATGTCTATCCATGGAGCTAAAATGGTCGAGATGGCCTTTCGGATAGGGGAAAGTTCGCCCTCCCCAATGGGGATGTCTTACCGATGGGCAATCAAAGCAGTCATTCCATTCAGCATGGCATTGTACGGTTCAGCGGGGATCAGCCGAATGATCCGTTCTGCAGCCGTGATTATGGATAGGAAAGTGAGGTGATACACATGGGAGTCAATGAAATCCTTGTACTGCTCATGTTTCTCACTTTTATATGCCTCCTTTTCACGGGGGCACCTATCGCTTTTGTACTGGGCGGTGTGGCGATTTTGTTCACATTGGTCGGCTGGTTTTGCGACCTGTACTTTGGTACATGGACCGGGCTGAATTTCAACATGTTGGGGCTCGCGGCTGACCGAATGTTTAATATCGTGAGCAATTGGGTTCTCGTGGCGATTCCCATGTTCGTATTCATGGGCCTTATGCTGGACCGTTCCGGCACCGCCGAAGACATGATGCAGTCCATGCAAAAACTTTTCGGCCGGGTGCGCGGCGGTTTAGCGGTTACCGTGATCCTGATCGGCATCATCCTGGCAGCCTCCACGGGCATCATTGGTGCATCGGTGGTTTTGCTTGCCCTGCTATCTTTGCCTGCCATGATGCATCAAGGGTACTCAAAATCGCTGGCATCGGGAACAGTCGCGGCCTCTGGAACTCTAGGAATTTTAATCCCGCCGTCCATCATGCTGGTGATCATGGCGGACCAACTTTCCGTATCGGTAGGCGACCTTTTTATGGGTGCCATGATTCCCGGTATTCTCCTTGGCTGCCTGTATATCGGTTATGTGGTGATTTTCGGGCTCTTCAGGCCGAACGACCTGCCTCTCCCGGAAGATGTCCAGCCAGTCACGTGGAAGGTGGTTGTTGATGTCTTGAAAAACATCCTACCCACGGCCACACTGATTGTTCTTGTTCTTGGAAGCATCTTTGCAGGGGTTGCCTCTCCTACGGAAGCAAGCGGCGTGGGGGCCTTCGGCGCCACCATCCTTGCCTTTTACCAGCGGAAGCTAACCGTCAAGGTCATTAAAGAAGTGACGGAGGGAACCTTCAGGGTCATTGGCTTCATTTTCGGCATTTGGGTCGGCGCCACCTTGTTTGCCATGGTTGTGCGCCTCCTTGGAGGCGATGACGTCATTGAACACCTCCTTACCAGTCTTCCGCTGGGCCCTCATGGAATTATTCTTATAGTTCTCTTTGTGGTTTTTCTTTTAGGCTTTTTTCTGGACTGGATCGAAATTACTTTGATCATTCTGCCTCTATTGGCGCCTGTAGTGAGCAAACTCCCACTCGGTATTGACGGTGGGGGAGTCCTGGACAACGCTGCGCTGGTCTGGTTCGCCATACTGGTGGCCATGACCCTGCAGACATCTTTTCTGACACCACCCATGGGGCCAGCAATCTTCTTTATTCAGGGGGTAAACCAGGACATTGACCTCCTGAAAATCTATAGAGGGGTTATACCGTTCGTCATTTTCCAACTGATCGCCATAGTGCTGCTGTTTCTGTTTCCCAAGCTGTCAATATGGTTGCCCATTGTGGTATATGGATAGGCGTGAGGCAGATTGAAAATAACTCGTAAATCAACGCAGGCGATATTCATTCAAACAGGTATACATCCTGCGCCTGTATACGGACAACAACACCTCTCTTTGAAGCGCCAGGCAGCTTGTAAAAGCCTCCGGTCGACAGCCAAAAAATGCCGCTTCAAGGAGAATCTTCCAGACACGACAGAGGACATGGCATGAATGTATACGGATCGAACGAATTAGCGAGGGATGTCCAGCAGGCCGGCTACTGCATCGGGTGTGGGGCCTGCGTGGAGCTTTGTCCATATTTTCGAAATCATCGCGGGCACACGGCACGGCTTTTCGCGTGCTCCCTGGAACAGGGTAGATGCCATGCCCATTGCCCCAAGACCGAAGTAGACCTGGAGGAACTTTCCTCGGCGTTATACGGCGAGAAGTACGAGGGGACGCCTCTGGGACATTATCGCAGCATCCTGGCTGCCCGGGCGACCGGTAAAGTGGCCGGGCCTTTTCAGGGCGGCGGAACGGTTTCCGCGCTCGCAACCTACGCGCTTGAAAGCAAGCTAATCGATGCGGCCATTTTAACAGGGGCGGACGGGATGCGACCTGTCCCCCAAATCGTAACCGACCCCGACAAGGTGGCGCGATGCGGATCTTCGCGATTCACAGCCGCGCCCACATTGTCCGTCATGAACCAGGCTGTCCGGCAGGGCATGCGGCGTTTGGGCGTTGTCGGTACGCCCTGCCAGATGACGGCGGTCGCCCAAATGAAGCAAAATCCTCTGGGGATTGAAGATTTTGAGGACCCGGTGGCGCTGACCATCGGTCTTTTCTGCAATTGGGCTTTGGAGCACAAGCAGCTTGCCGCGTATCTGGCCAACCACCTGGATCTCGACTCCATTACAGGAATGGACATTCCGCCCCCGCCTGCAGCCGTAATGGTGGTTAAAACGCACGATACCGAACATCAGTTCCCTCTTGAAGAGATTCGGCCTCTCATACCCCTGTCCTGCTTTATCTGCCCGGACATGACTTCCGAATGGGCCGACGTGTCCGTTGGCATGTACGAGGGGCGCCCGGGATGGAATACGTTGATCGTTCGTTCGGAAGCTGGCGCAGAGCTTGTTGAAGGCGCGGTTTCAAACGGATGGATTGAAACCGAGGCGTTTCCGGGAGACCGCCTGCAGGAGCTGGCCAAGGCGGCTCTGGCCAAAAAGGAGCGGTCCTTCCGCAACGCGAATCGAAGAGGCCTTTTGCAAGAGGGGGAAAATGGCGCTCGCCCGGCCATGAAGGTGCCGCAGGAAGTACTCGATCGACTACTAGCCTGATTTACAGGTGGCATGACTTCGCTACACGGTGAAGACGGTTCACCGGGCATGATTTCGAAATGTAAACCATCAGGAGGCGATATGCAAACAGTACGTGATGGAAAGGCCGGAGATGTCCGGCTGATGCAAGGCAATGAGGCGCTTGCCCGAGGCGCTTTGGAAGCCGGTGTTTCGGTGGCAGCCGGATATCCAGGAACCCCGTCCTCGGAAATCATAGAAAACCTGGCCAAAGCGGCTAAGGACAGTGATCTTTACGTAGAATTTTCCACCAACGAAAAAGTGGCATTGGAAGTGGCGGCTTCGGGCTCCTTTGCCGAACTTAGATCGTTGGCTGTCATGAAACAGGTGGGCGTTAACGTGGCGGCGGATTTCCTTTTACATCTGGTGCTTTACGGTACCCGAGGCGGAATGGTCCTGGCCAGCTGCGAGGATCCCGGAGGTCTTTCCAGCACGAATGAAGGGGATTCCCGGCACTATGCCAAAATGATGGAGTTCCCACTTCTCGAACCCGGCGATTTTCAGGAGGCCAAGGATATGATGCGCTGGGCTTTCGAACTTTCTGAAGAAATCCGCAATCTAGTTATGGTACGCAGTGTCACTCGGCTGTCTCACGCTAGCGGTCGCGTTGGGCTGGGAAATCTTCCGGAAAAGAAAGAACGAGCGCATCTCAATGTGGAGGGTCCGCCCATCGGACAGATGGAAGGCCCCATAGGCGCGTTGCCGGTAACTCTCAACTTTATGCATGGACGCCAGCAGGGTAAAATGCGGAAGGCCGCTGAAATTTTCGAGGATTCCCCGTATAACACGTATACCGGGCCCGACAATCCCGAATTGCTCATAGTGACCAGTTCCTCTGCATGGTTGTACTGCACAGAGGCTGTAGACCTCTTAAATGCAGGAGACCGGGTGGGTATCCTGAAATTGGGCTGCACCTATCCCCTTCCGCCCAAACTGGTTACCAAGCATCTATCCACAACTGACAAGGTGTTCATTGTGGAGGAGCTGCTTCCTTTCCTGGAAGACAACGTAAAGACCCTGGCCGCGGAGATGGGGGCGGCACTGGGACATAAGACGTTTTATGGAAAAAAGGACGGATCCCTGCCTTCAACCGGCGAACTGAACCCCGATGTGGTTATGGGCGGTCTTGCAAAAATCCTTGACATTGAACCGGATGCCTCTCTGGCCAAGTATTCGGAGGAACTTGAACAAGTGGTTGGACAGTCGGTTGTTGCCCGTTCTCTGACTTTTTGCGCCGGGTGCCCCCATCGTGCGTCGTTCTGGTCCCTGCACAACGCCCTCGAACTGGATGGACGTTACGGGTTCATGTGTGGTGATATTGGTTGCTACACCATGGGAATATCCCCGGCGGGCTTCGGAACGCTCAAATCTGTGCACGCGATGGGCTCTGGAATTGGCCTTGCAAGCGGATTCGGTCAATTAGGCCAATTTGGCCTTGACCGCCCCGTGTTAGCTGCATGCGGGGACAGCACATTTTTTCACGCCGCTGTGCCGGCATTGATCAACGCAGTGCACCACAACGCAAAGCTGGTGATGGTGGTGTTGGACAACAGCGGAACTGGCATGACCGGGTTTCAACCACATCCGGGCCTGACATACGACGCCATGGGAAAACAAGCCACCCCCGTGGACGTTGCAAAAGTCTGCCGCGCCATAGGGGCCAGCGTCACCATAAGCGATCCCTTCGACGTAAAGGGAACGACAGACACCCTTCTGGACCTGCTGGAACAGGACTCGGGCGTGCGAGTGCTAATCCTCCGTCAAATGTGCGCGTTGAGCCCCGAGAAAAAGTTAAAAAAAATGTATGAAGTTGCCGTGGACCAAAGCATTTGTCTGGGCGAAGCCTGTGGCTGCAACCGTTTGTGCACCCGTGTTTTCAAATGCCCGGCTTTAATCTGGGACGCTTCCGCCGGCAAAGCCCTTGTGGATGAAGTGCTTTGCGCGGGTTGCGGGGTGTGTGCCTCCATTTGTCCAAGCGGCGCCATTACACGAAAGG is a window encoding:
- a CDS encoding indolepyruvate ferredoxin oxidoreductase subunit alpha, producing the protein MQTVRDGKAGDVRLMQGNEALARGALEAGVSVAAGYPGTPSSEIIENLAKAAKDSDLYVEFSTNEKVALEVAASGSFAELRSLAVMKQVGVNVAADFLLHLVLYGTRGGMVLASCEDPGGLSSTNEGDSRHYAKMMEFPLLEPGDFQEAKDMMRWAFELSEEIRNLVMVRSVTRLSHASGRVGLGNLPEKKERAHLNVEGPPIGQMEGPIGALPVTLNFMHGRQQGKMRKAAEIFEDSPYNTYTGPDNPELLIVTSSSAWLYCTEAVDLLNAGDRVGILKLGCTYPLPPKLVTKHLSTTDKVFIVEELLPFLEDNVKTLAAEMGAALGHKTFYGKKDGSLPSTGELNPDVVMGGLAKILDIEPDASLAKYSEELEQVVGQSVVARSLTFCAGCPHRASFWSLHNALELDGRYGFMCGDIGCYTMGISPAGFGTLKSVHAMGSGIGLASGFGQLGQFGLDRPVLAACGDSTFFHAAVPALINAVHHNAKLVMVVLDNSGTGMTGFQPHPGLTYDAMGKQATPVDVAKVCRAIGASVTISDPFDVKGTTDTLLDLLEQDSGVRVLILRQMCALSPEKKLKKMYEVAVDQSICLGEACGCNRLCTRVFKCPALIWDASAGKALVDEVLCAGCGVCASICPSGAITRKEVA
- a CDS encoding TRAP transporter large permease subunit, with protein sequence MGVNEILVLLMFLTFICLLFTGAPIAFVLGGVAILFTLVGWFCDLYFGTWTGLNFNMLGLAADRMFNIVSNWVLVAIPMFVFMGLMLDRSGTAEDMMQSMQKLFGRVRGGLAVTVILIGIILAASTGIIGASVVLLALLSLPAMMHQGYSKSLASGTVAASGTLGILIPPSIMLVIMADQLSVSVGDLFMGAMIPGILLGCLYIGYVVIFGLFRPNDLPLPEDVQPVTWKVVVDVLKNILPTATLIVLVLGSIFAGVASPTEASGVGAFGATILAFYQRKLTVKVIKEVTEGTFRVIGFIFGIWVGATLFAMVVRLLGGDDVIEHLLTSLPLGPHGIILIVLFVVFLLGFFLDWIEITLIILPLLAPVVSKLPLGIDGGGVLDNAALVWFAILVAMTLQTSFLTPPMGPAIFFIQGVNQDIDLLKIYRGVIPFVIFQLIAIVLLFLFPKLSIWLPIVVYG
- a CDS encoding XRE family transcriptional regulator: MYDDKFIDESQMGMRIRKLRMERKMTQQDLATAIGMTKSYISKMEKSHTAPPVSTLNRVAHALGIAVNDLFTNEPTEEIYTLIKNNQRLTFASDHKKFGYSYIPLAPHYPNRMMDPYIIRAEKGKRLRSENFFHDGEEILFIMKGALTMRIGDHVVDMEEGDCLYFDSKYPHYAETKGEVEVVAINILCSGKTPNVGDDEGSE
- a CDS encoding TRAP transporter substrate-binding protein, which codes for MRIFRMSVLASLALVLIAAPTIALAGKVLLRTQVLYPTNLPLAGEGEMRLANLVQTMSNGEVEFKLFDPGKIVPSNAILDSVSQGRIQAGMAISQMWAGKMAAASLFAGGPFGPEAPELVAWMLAGNGLKLYQEMYDEAGYNVKVIPFGLTPPESSGWFRKKIDSPDQLKGLKVRYLGLGGLVLQKLGASVSSFPPAEIFSAMDKGLLDAAEFAFPSLDQAIGLNKVAKFNYYPGWHQPSTTTEVLINKDVWEKRLTESQRTIIETASKASMLWVLAKGEATQASALRLNAEKHGVTNLYWSNEMLQAFRGAWDEVVAEQCAKDAFFKKVWDDLSSFRDNYSIWKKFAYLPRETGASD
- a CDS encoding TRAP transporter small permease subunit, translated to MAQQESQGSTLSEGPRISQWIDRFVVWVSSAAAWLNVVLVVVILAQVILRYTIGWTSTAMEELQWHLYGTAAFIAVAYAVVKDAHVRLDLFFRKMSPRTKAWVDLLSISILLLPMCVVMSIHGAKMVEMAFRIGESSPSPMGMSYRWAIKAVIPFSMALYGSAGISRMIRSAAVIMDRKVR
- a CDS encoding Coenzyme F420 hydrogenase/dehydrogenase, beta subunit C-terminal domain, which gives rise to MNVYGSNELARDVQQAGYCIGCGACVELCPYFRNHRGHTARLFACSLEQGRCHAHCPKTEVDLEELSSALYGEKYEGTPLGHYRSILAARATGKVAGPFQGGGTVSALATYALESKLIDAAILTGADGMRPVPQIVTDPDKVARCGSSRFTAAPTLSVMNQAVRQGMRRLGVVGTPCQMTAVAQMKQNPLGIEDFEDPVALTIGLFCNWALEHKQLAAYLANHLDLDSITGMDIPPPPAAVMVVKTHDTEHQFPLEEIRPLIPLSCFICPDMTSEWADVSVGMYEGRPGWNTLIVRSEAGAELVEGAVSNGWIETEAFPGDRLQELAKAALAKKERSFRNANRRGLLQEGENGARPAMKVPQEVLDRLLA